One genomic window of Sulfurovum lithotrophicum includes the following:
- a CDS encoding type II toxin-antitoxin system HipA family toxin produces MKKNTQTLTIHLTQQKTQKVGTLAIKDKKIYFEYDKEFLKTGLELSPYKLPLKAGLKRCDDSPFEGLWGVFSDSLPDGWGRLLMDRHLVGMDVNPNALTPLDRLTYVGSHAMGALSYEPHQDMEHLPDEIVLDTLAEHADIILEGRSDEMVDELLLLGGSSAGARPKVLVQLSDDKKQIIHGRQKLREGFSHYMVKFASSTDSREIGAIEYAYARMAKEAGLKVPKTALLQGKNRSYFACERFDRVGDNRVHMHSVAGLTHSDFRYPTLDYDDLLSLTLHLTKNVQEQKKMYRLACFNLLSHNRDDHAKNFSFLMDEKGRWRLSPLYDATFSYGPGGEHSTMYLGNGKNPAKKDLLEMGKKHGIKEAPQIYEEVRYGVSRWQEIAKELDILKKTIETIEKNLKTLRV; encoded by the coding sequence ATGAAGAAAAATACTCAAACCTTAACCATCCACCTAACCCAACAAAAAACTCAGAAAGTCGGCACCCTAGCCATAAAAGACAAAAAAATCTACTTCGAATACGATAAAGAGTTCTTAAAAACAGGATTAGAACTCTCACCCTATAAACTACCACTCAAAGCAGGACTGAAAAGATGTGATGACAGCCCTTTTGAGGGATTGTGGGGTGTGTTTTCAGATTCGTTGCCTGATGGGTGGGGACGGTTGTTGATGGATAGGCATTTGGTGGGGATGGATGTGAACCCCAATGCTTTGACTCCGTTAGATAGACTGACTTATGTAGGCTCTCATGCCATGGGAGCATTGAGTTATGAACCACACCAAGATATGGAACATCTGCCTGATGAGATAGTTTTAGATACACTGGCAGAACATGCAGATATCATACTCGAAGGCAGGAGTGATGAGATGGTCGATGAGCTACTTCTTTTGGGAGGCTCGTCAGCAGGGGCAAGACCTAAGGTGTTGGTACAGCTCAGTGACGACAAAAAGCAGATCATCCATGGGCGACAAAAACTGAGAGAGGGGTTTTCTCACTACATGGTGAAATTTGCTTCCTCTACAGACAGCCGTGAGATAGGCGCTATAGAATATGCTTATGCACGTATGGCAAAAGAGGCCGGGCTTAAAGTACCAAAAACGGCACTGCTTCAAGGTAAGAACAGAAGCTACTTTGCCTGTGAGCGATTTGACAGGGTAGGAGACAACAGGGTGCATATGCACTCTGTAGCAGGGCTGACGCACAGTGACTTTAGGTACCCGACACTTGACTATGATGACTTGCTAAGTCTGACACTACACCTCACCAAAAATGTACAAGAGCAAAAAAAGATGTACCGCCTGGCATGTTTTAACCTACTCAGCCATAACCGTGATGACCATGCCAAGAACTTCTCATTTCTAATGGATGAAAAAGGAAGATGGAGACTCTCACCGCTCTATGATGCCACTTTCTCCTATGGTCCCGGTGGCGAGCACAGCACGATGTATCTTGGAAATGGGAAAAACCCTGCAAAAAAAGATTTGCTGGAGATGGGCAAAAAGCATGGCATTAAAGAAGCACCACAGATTTATGAAGAAGTACGCTACGGCGTAAGCAGATGGCAAGAGATAGCCAAAGAGTTGGATATTTTAAAAAAGACAATAGAGACTATAGAAAAGAACTTAAAAACATTGAGAGTATAA
- a CDS encoding radical SAM protein produces MNNIIFGPIHSRRFGKSLGVDLSPGKKQCNFDCLYCELDPAKTMVGQDEVLSVEEIIDAIKKGLQEHQDIDFLTITANGEPTLYPHLSELIDEINKIKGHTKTLILSNAASIDDPKVQDALLKLDEVKLSLDCATQKCLKKLDRSHLGIDVEHIKAGMLTFKKRYKGPLVIEILIVKTLNDSQEEIAKLNEFLLKLRPTRIDIGTIDRPPAFDVKPVSYEELLKISHLFDSSLPVYIASRKKTDASPESYSYEEILETLSKRPLTQEDIEVLFDEESQKRVENLLHKHKIKLVETNGVKFYKKV; encoded by the coding sequence ATGAACAATATCATCTTTGGTCCCATCCACTCCCGCCGTTTCGGCAAATCGCTCGGTGTTGATCTGAGCCCGGGCAAAAAGCAGTGCAACTTTGACTGTCTCTACTGTGAGCTGGACCCCGCAAAGACTATGGTGGGACAGGATGAGGTATTGAGTGTCGAAGAGATCATTGATGCGATCAAAAAGGGTTTGCAGGAACATCAAGATATTGATTTTCTGACCATCACAGCCAATGGTGAGCCCACACTGTATCCTCACCTTTCAGAACTGATAGACGAGATCAACAAGATCAAAGGTCATACCAAAACACTTATCCTGAGCAATGCTGCAAGCATCGATGACCCCAAAGTACAGGATGCCCTGCTGAAGCTCGATGAGGTGAAGCTCTCTTTGGACTGCGCGACCCAGAAGTGCCTCAAAAAACTGGACCGTTCCCATTTGGGTATCGATGTAGAGCATATCAAAGCGGGAATGCTGACATTCAAAAAGAGGTATAAAGGTCCTTTGGTCATAGAGATACTTATCGTCAAGACACTCAATGACTCCCAAGAGGAGATTGCCAAGCTTAATGAGTTCCTTTTGAAACTTCGACCGACCCGCATCGACATAGGCACTATAGACAGACCTCCGGCATTCGATGTCAAACCGGTAAGTTACGAAGAACTCCTGAAGATCAGTCATCTCTTTGACAGCAGTCTGCCGGTCTACATCGCCTCACGCAAAAAAACAGATGCTTCCCCGGAGAGCTACTCCTATGAAGAGATACTCGAAACCCTTTCAAAACGCCCTCTGACACAGGAAGATATAGAAGTACTTTTTGATGAAGAGAGCCAAAAACGGGTTGAAAATCTTCTGCATAAACACAAAATAAAGCTTGTAGAGACAAATGGTGTAAAATTTTACAAAAAAGTTTAA